ATAATAGTGATTATATGAACGATTCATGTGATTTAGCGgtggaaaaaaaagataaaaaaaaaaaaacacaaCAAGAAAATTGTGATAATAAAtgtgataataaatatggTAATAAAtgtgataataaatatggTAATAAATATGGTAATAAATATGGTAATAATTACGATAATAACTACGATAATAACTACGATAATAAGTACCATAATAACTACGATAATAAGTACCATAATAAGTaccataataataataacaattgtgataaagataattataataataaggacAAATTTCTTCCCAATGATCAAGCTtttaattatgataatcgtaaaggaaaaaaaaaaaataaagaagatatattaaaagatcaatataatgatgaacatataaaagaatatttttattcctTAATAGAAGGACAAGTCTctaaaaacaataaaaacaaaaaaaaaaaaaattcgCAAAGAGATTATAGTTTGAATAAATCTACTAAAGAAAAAGGAGTAAAAAAAGAACGTCTTTTACACaataaacattttaaaGACACTGATTCGGAAGAAGATCagaacaacaaaaaaaataaaaataatatttatttaaaaaaaaattacgaccaagaaaatgaaaaagataatgaatatgaaaacgaaaaaagttataaaaaaagtacaCGCCCTTATTATGAAGAAGATCATACACCTTATCGTAAACAGAATATTCAGGATTGGTCTTCCTACACaaaagataaagaaaataaattaaatatggatgatgatataaatatgaataaagGAAATGACCAAGACATAAGCCGTACctataaaaatgaaaaaaataaagaagaagataaatatgaaaaaaatgaaaaatatgataaatatgataaatatgaaaaaaatgaaaaatatgaaaaaaatgaaaaatatgaaaaatatgataaatacaaaaaagataataaaaatcaaCATGATGATCCActttatgataatattaaaaattacgataatgataataaagGGCTAGAGTTCTTTTCAAACAATTTCtttcatattaaaaaatttatagaaaaaaaagaaaatgaaaatattcaCATGTCAAAAATTGAAAATTCAcaaaaagaagaagaattAAATCTTAAAAGAAATAACCTGAACAGTTCAGGTAAAACAGAAAAACTTGAAAAATTCTTAggattatataaagaaaataatgaagCTATGGATTTTTATAAGAGTGTTTTGATAGAAGAAAAGAATAGTATGAATATGtcaaaaaatatgataaataagaataatttaaatgatgATCGTATGAAGGataatatatctaaaaTAAATCGTTATAATAGTGatgatacatatataaaagttgaaaataattacgataataaaaaagaaatgaacAATTCTGATGAGTTAAATggtaaaaataataatagtaataattaCAATAAAAGCCACAGCAAAAACAACAGCAACAGTAACAGTAACACCACCACCAAgaacaacaacaataataataataataataatggtGGTGATAAGAATCGTcgtaataattttaataataataataatatttatatgtgtaaaaatgtaaagaatataattttatctTTAGAATTAAgtaatgaagaaaaaattaatgaagtgaggaaaattttattttattcatcaagtgaagaaaagaaatatattatgaatgaaatattaaatatattatatatttatccacaattatatgtttcttgtattattagtttgttttatttatttatattagaTAATGAAATctttgaaaaatattttaatgcTGATGATTTAGTATACCTgtttaatgaaaaaatagaTTTTAGATATGCTGAGTGGTTCTTAAAAACGTACctattttataaatataaatattctgATAATACACATACCAAGGGatctatatattatataaagaagGGTTCACCAAGAAATAGTATGAAAAGGGAGGACAGCAATATGTATGCTGATCAAAAAAGTGTCATGGTagaaaatacaaaaaaaaattatttaaatgaagGAAACCAAAAAGATGATGATAACAAAAACAATTATGACgataacaaaaaaaatgatgatgatgataacaAAAACAATTATGACgataacaaaaaaaatgatgatgataacaaaaaaaatgatgatgatagcaaaaaaaatgatgataataacaacaaaaaTGAGGATGATGATAGTATCAACGTCTCAACAAGTTTAAAAGGAATCCATAAAAACACGTTTGATCCTTTTTTTGAGAAACACAGTAACAGCTCACTTATAGATTCAGGTGATGACTACTTATGtgatatgaataatttatccaataataaaaaagatatatatatcttatgGACATATTTTGAGAGCTCGAAATGTGTAGGATATAATGAATGTAAAACATTATTAAGTTTATGCTTAAAAAACGAAAATGAAACatgtattaataatattagtGCTTCTAAAGTTAGAAGTTTAGTTATCTCCATATGGTCGAATATACCTTCATCGAAACCTAAACGttcatttataaaattaatatttaattggataaataataaaaaagatgatttacataaaaaaaaaaatttattttatttattaaaatcagaaaagaaaaataataagaatttatcaaaaatatgttttaattatttcttaaattatttaattaaatataaagataattgttcaaatgatattatatatatattatatttgatagatgaaaatgaattaaaaatatattcgaaaaattttatacaaaatcataaaataaattttaatcaatttatatccatatggaatattatgtgtatattattttggGATACTGatgaaattaataattttacatttttacaaaaaaataaatattattattatgattttatgttaatattcttaaaaacattttatgattatataaatgtaaatagAGACATGAGAGAAATcatgaaaatgaaattgAAGAAAACATTTCTAACAGGATATCATCATGATGTTGAGGCACCTCAAGAACATATATCCCTTTAccaagaaaaaaatattactCATAATCAAGACAATCGTTTAAGTTTTActtatatgaaaaaaatgtcTCTCTTGAATTCATccataaataataataaagaagacAAACATGAGGATCAAAATGAATATCTGAATCTTTTTGatattgaaaatataattaataattttaattttactgattttgtaaataatgaaattaGTAGAGACAATTATTTCGATTCGTTCTTTGGAGCGACCAATATGCCTATCCCCAGCATGTCGAATATATCTTTGACTGGTGAGTTTATGAGGAacaatatatgtatatatatgtatatatatgtacatatgtatatgaatatatatgtatatatttgtacatatgtatatgaatatatatgtatatatttgtacatatgtatatgaatatatatgtatatatttgtacatatgtatatatgtttatatttacctatatttattacatcGATCGCTTGCTTTATGACCAcactttttctttttttttttcttttttttcttttctttttttcttttttttttttttttttttttttttttttttttttttttNNNNNNNNNNNNNNNNNNNNNNNNNNNNNNNNNNNNNNNNNNNNNNNNNNNNNNNNNNNNNNNNNNNNNNNNNNNNNNNNNNNNNNNNNNNNNNNNNNNNtttttttttttttttattttcagGAAATCATACAACTCAATATGAAAGAAACACACGTCATAATTACAACTCGCCCTTGACGCACCCCTTATGGAGAAATCGTCAAGAAAAAGAACGAGATTTACAAAGAATAAAAGACGAAGAAGAAAGATTAAAAAGGAGAGGAGGTATACCTTTAACAGAAGCTTATGATATAGAAAATCTAATCTTTTTAGgaatatgtataaaaatagttATATGTAGAATTTCTAATTTATTGAATGCTAAATCATGTTTACAAcaatttcattattttctaaatcACAAAAAGTTAggtttaaaaatatttaaatactcacatattatattagtatattttataccattttttaaaaaatattattttttatggaAATTTATTGAGCATGAAATAGATAAAGACATTATGAatcttataaaatatattttggATCATTTAGAAAATATGCAAGTAGAAAATATACCATTAAgtttatgtaatattaataataccTCTAATCAAATGCTTCCAGGTGTATcaaatcaaaatataaatgaacGTACATACGCTGAAAATTTACATagtatgaataatatacataataataaattttgtCCCTCTTCTTATCGACATACACAAAATATTCTTAATATGAATAGTACACATAGTAGCAGTGTCAATActaattttaataaaatgaatcATTCTATTTCTGAAAAGATggaaagaaataaaaatgataatgtgttttcctttttaaaatcaacaaaaaataatatgtcTTTTGATCAGAATGGACATCTTGTTAATAGTAAcattaattatatgaaaaataaaaatttccTTTTATGTAAAGAGGAACaagaaaaacataaaaGTTTTCAATGTTTGAATTATAGTAGAAcgaaaaataataatatacagGAACATATTGTCTATGGAAAGgaaatacataataatcataatttaaaagatataaacgtattcaaatataaaaaacatGAACACAAACATGGAGAATTCTTTAAtttaaacaatataaaatatccattatatggaaaaaacaaaaattttatGGATGATGATAGTTTcggaaaaaatatattcaatcaaaaaaaaaaaaataaagatgaaTTTATTGaatcttttaaaaataattcatcatatgttataaatgatgaagatgatgaacattatatttcatatgaTGATATGTTTAGAAATTATGATAGTGACGATGATAGTAATATATCCAATAGTAAAAATACATCTGAAAATTTTAATGTAAAAGATTTTATAACAAATTTACATTTTGCTAACCtagatgatgataataatattatatctaaaaatttattttcacCATCCAAAAGAttaaatgaacaaaaatGTGATCAAAAGTATGAACAcaaatatgaacaaaaatatgatcaaaaatatgaacaaaaatGTGATCAAAAGTATGAACAAAAATGTGATCAAAAGTATGaacaaaaatatgaacaaaaatatgaacaaaaatACGAACATCAAGGTTCATCTGTaaaaattcaaaataacaaaataataaacaaaatgaaatatgATCCTTTCTTATCATCTACCGAATCTTCTAACTACAATGAAgacaaaaatattatgtatatgtacCCAAATGAATCAAATTATAAGGATTCCAAAAAAGTGTTAtctcaaaaaaaaaaaaaaaaaaaatcgacaataaataattttcaGCGTATTGATTCCAATGGACCACATACAAATGAAGAATTTATAGAAAAGGATCAATCCACAAGTATAATCGGAAGCTTAGGACAAGATGATTCTTTTGATAAAATGTCACATAAAAATACTCATTTTGATCATCATAAAAACAATCATTCCGAATTAAcaaataatcatattatgaaaaatgtaaaacacatgaaaaatataaaacagCATTGCAGTAATGATGATTATAGTACCTCAAAGTATGAAGAACATGTAAACGAACATACGATACGAAAAAATACAAACAGAAGAAATTCCTTGTACGCATATCCTACgcaaaataaaatatccGATCAAATGGAAAATCAAAaagtgaaaaaaaatacaagtctagaaaaaaatgttcaTCATATGAATGATAATTATGACGAAATAAATTTTACGGAAAAGTATTTTGAGCAAGAATACGGGTCAGACCAACATGATCAACGTAATAATAGTATGGATGGTGTAAATCGCATGGATGGTGTAAATCGTATGGATGGTGTAAATCGCATGGATGGTGTAAATCGCATGGATGGTGTAAATCGTATGGATTTTATGAATCATGTAAATCGTGTGAGTCCCAATAATATTGAGGATGTACGTATGGGGAGagttaaaataaaaaaatatttaatgctacctataaataaatttacCTTTGAAAATATGACTAAAAGAAATTATCCACATCCACCTGTAGGATTAATGAATTTAGGAAATACATGTTATTTAAATAGTTTATTACAGGCCTTATATAGTACAGTGTCTTTTATAGTaaatttgtttttgtttaaaataaatgaaacGAATAATAAGGTTATGACAGTTCCaaattatgaaatatataaaagtcAAATGCATAAAGAGAATACGAATAGTGAATTAGATTATTTTTTAGAAGAAATCAAatccttttttaaaaacatgTTAACTACAGATAAGTCCTATATATCTGCAGATAGAgttttaaatatgttaCCTGTAGAACTAAATAATAGAAATCAACAAGATGTGACAGAAGTttttagatatatatttgataaatTAGGTGGTTCagaaaaagaatttttaaGATTAATTTTCTCAGGAGTTGTAATACAAAAAGTACAATGTCAAAAATGTCTTTTcatttcaaaaaaaaaagaaatcaTACATGATCTATCATTTCCTGTCCCTATAAGTACGAATGAAAAATTATCGATTCAAAGATTTTTTGATACATTTATAcagaaagaaaaaatctacggaaataataaatacaaatgtTCAAgatgtaataaaaaaagaaatgcCCTAAAGTGGAATGAAATTATATCCCCTCCTTGTCACTTGATATTAATCCTTAACCggtaaaaaaataaaaataaaataagcacgcatatatatatatatatataatatataatatatatttatttatttacatatttatttttatacattcatttatatacatatatatatatatatatatatatatatatttatttatttatttatttattttttatttttttttttttgtattcTCCTTATATTAGTTATAATTGGTCCTTCAGCTCAAAcgaaaaaaagaaaatcaAGACGCACGTTAAAATTAACTCAAAAATTGTAGTAAATAATTTTGACTACAAATTATATGGAGCAATAATACATGGTGGGATATCAGCATCATCAGgacattattattttatagGGAAAAAATCTGAAAgacaaaataaaaaaaaaagttcTTGGTATCAAATGAATGATTCGGTAGTGACAAAAGCAAATTCAAAAAtgattaataaaatttctAAAGATTTATCAAATGACCACACGCCTTATGTTTTGTTTTATCGTTGTAAACAAGCACCCATATCTCCAGATTTGTACTTTTAACAAGAATAGGgaacaaaaattaaacataaatatgtataggcatatataataaaatatatatttccttttttatgtaattttTATCCATTCatgttaattttttttttttttttttcttttttttttttttttttttttttttttttttttttttgttttttttttttattttttttttttttttaggggtgataaaaaaaaaaaaaaNNNNNNNNNNNNNNNNNNNNNNNNNNNNNNNNNNNNNNNNNNNNNNNNNNNNNNNNNNNNNNNNNNNNNNNNNNNNNNNNNNNNNNNNNNNNNNNNNNNNNNNNNNNNNNNNNNNNNNNNNNNNNNNNNNNNNNNNNNNNNNNNNNNNNNNNNNNNNNNNNNNNNNNNNNNNNNNNNNNNNNNNNNNNNNNNNNNNNNNNNNNNNNNNNNNNNNNNNNNNNNNNNNNNNNNNNNNNNNNNNNNNNNNNNNNNNNNNNNNNNNNNNNNNNNNNNNNNNNNNNNNNNNNNNNNNNNNNNNNNNNNNNNNNNNNNNNNNNNNNNNNNNNNNNNNNNNNNNNNNNNNNNNNNNNNNNNNNNNNNNNNNNNNNNNNNNNNNNNNNNNNNNNNNNNNNNNNNNNNNccatttttttttttttatatatacaattttaaaaaatttatcattattttttttaaaacaataaaaaaaaaaaatatatattttttttttttttattttttataattttttttatttttttttttttttttttttttttttttttttttttttttttttttttttttttttggttattttaattaaattaaattatgaaTTAAGAGgagagaaaaaaaagaaaaaaaaaatttttttttttttttttttccaatATGTTTTGtgtacataaatatttttttgtgtgattttttgttattacacatatatatatatatatatataaataatatatatatgtttataatatatatgtaatctcataatgatttattccgataaaatttttcattttctttgttaattatattttgttaatatattcataaattttgtttaatatatatatatatatatatatatatatatatatttacttatttatttatttttatttttatttttatttttattttaatatttaatttttatattttttatagatttttttaataactcatttgtattatatgaataaactatatatatatatatatatatattatagatatatcctttttgtaaattacatattaatatgttaaaatatttgtattgttgtgaaaatacaaaataatgtGGGCATAAAGGAATCATAACATATTGTTAGATATATGCATATTTCTATTAAATagattaaaaaaatatatatacaaattatatattttaatcgtaaaaaataaagaaactatatatatatatatatatattatatatatatattaattccacaaataataaagtcTTGGTAACATTATagtatttttaaaaaattaaccacatacaaaaagaaaataataacaataattatattatttgtatattatatcttttcGACGTGtacttttaaaaatttaaaaaaaaaaaaaaaaaggtcattttaaataaaataaaagaaaagaaaaaagaaaagaagaacattttatttttatcaattcaaaaatgaaatcataatttatattaactcgtataaata
This genomic stretch from Plasmodium reichenowi strain SY57 chromosome 1, whole genome shotgun sequence harbors:
- a CDS encoding ubiquitin carboxyl-terminal hydrolase 1, putative (part of same gene as PRSY57_0102200A~gap found within coding sequence) codes for the protein NHTTQYERNTRHNYNSPLTHPLWRNRQEKERDLQRIKDEEERLKRRGGIPLTEAYDIENLIFLGICIKIVICRISNLLNAKSCLQQFHYFLNHKKLGLKIFKYSHIILVYFIPFFKKYYFLWKFIEHEIDKDIMNLIKYILDHLENMQVENIPLSLCNINNTSNQMLPGVSNQNINERTYAENLHSMNNIHNNKFCPSSYRHTQNILNMNSTHSSSVNTNFNKMNHSISEKMERNKNDNVFSFLKSTKNNMSFDQNGHLVNSNINYMKNKNFLLCKEEQEKHKSFQCLNYSRTKNNNIQEHIVYGKEIHNNHNLKDINVFKYKKHEHKHGEFFNLNNIKYPLYGKNKNFMDDDSFGKNIFNQKKKNKDEFIESFKNNSSYVINDEDDEHYISYDDMFRNYDSDDDSNISNSKNTSENFNVKDFITNLHFANLDDDNNIISKNLFSPSKRLNEQKCDQKYEHKYEQKYDQKYEQKCDQKYEQKCDQKYEQKYEQKYEQKYEHQGSSVKIQNNKIINKMKYDPFLSSTESSNYNEDKNIMYMYPNESNYKDSKKVLSQKKKKKKSTINNFQRIDSNGPHTNEEFIEKDQSTSIIGSLGQDDSFDKMSHKNTHFDHHKNNHSELTNNHIMKNVKHMKNIKQHCSNDDYSTSKYEEHVNEHTIRKNTNRRNSLYAYPTQNKISDQMENQKVKKNTSLEKNVHHMNDNYDEINFTEKYFEQEYGSDQHDQRNNSMDGVNRMDGVNRMDGVNRMDGVNRMDGVNRMDFMNHVNRVSPNNIEDVRMGRVKIKKYLMLPINKFTFENMTKRNYPHPPVGLMNLGNTCYLNSLLQALYSTVSFIVNLFLFKINETNNKVMTVPNYEIYKSQMHKENTNSELDYFLEEIKSFFKNMLTTDKSYISADRVLNMLPVELNNRNQQDVTEVFRYIFDKLGGSEKEFLRLIFSGVVIQKVQCQKCLFISKKKEIIHDLSFPVPISTNEKLSIQRFFDTFIQKEKIYGNNKYKCSRCNKKRNALKWNEIISPPCHLILILNRYNWSFSSNEKKKIKTHVKINSKIVVNNFDYKLYGAIIHGGISASSGHYYFIGKKSERQNKKKSSWYQMNDSVVTKANSKMINKISKDLSNDHTPYVLFYRCKQAPISPDLYF